The Anolis carolinensis isolate JA03-04 chromosome 2, rAnoCar3.1.pri, whole genome shotgun sequence genome contains the following window.
AAATAACATGAATTACCATACttgttttggggttttccatcttaataaatattttatttttctgattttCTTTTCCAGCACAAGGTCTGGTTTGCAAAGTATGCAAATTCAAATTTGGAGGTGTCTGCTACAATTCTGATGACCCTTGTAGAGCTGAACATGGCCAGTTCTGTGAGACAACCAAAGTTTACTCAGGTAAGATAAGATTCTGCTGTACTGGGAACTTCTTGGTTGTGCCATTGTGGGTGATACCGCAGAAGGGAAAGGATATGCATGCATCCAGCGCTCGGCCAAGCTCCTTTTCCCCATTGTGGGCTGTGGGACAAAATTATGCCATTGCTCTCATGGGGATTTGGCCACCTCCTTACAAACATTTCCTTAGGtcaccaaatttctagcattccaGCCATTTAAACTTCAGCAGAGCATTTGGGAATACAGGCATTTCAAAAGAGGGGGCAATCAAAACTACTGGCCAAAACACAccttggtgcctcaaatgttaggcctgtttctgggtatatttgaccttttgattccaaaaatggcaccagttttccactTTAACTTTTTGAGCTACAGAACATGTGTCATCTACCAGTTCATGTTCATCCattgaaaatcatgataaccatatctaagaaaatagaactgatgtggtctatccaatgaatcTTTCTGAATTGGTGccccaaataacaccaggaacaggcctaaaaaccaagactttaagaaaacaatatatttttattgggttgtgtATGATCCAAAGAATGAGAACACATATGAGTCCTGGGTGCATTGGTTCCCAAAGAAGTTTTCTGCTCctcaaatgaaattttccttctacAGTATGACTGCTTTACCAGCAAGACCAATACTCACAGTTTCACCTACCTGCATccgacaaaatatgtcctccctAGAAATTTTTTGTGTTGTCCTGGCGATCTTATGGTATGCCTCTACTGGAAATTACCATAATGTCAAGTTTcaggacctagcaaatttctagacaGGATACCTGACTTTTAATCTGAGGTAAACTGTGTTtttgatgtatattgtaagccgccctgagtcccctgatgggtgagaagggcggggtagaaatgatgtaataaataaataaataaatacctctttTCTTGGTCCTCCATGGTGATTCTATGATaacatttgccaaaaatcattCATTCCACTAAGGTTTGATATTACCAATGATTTCCTATTTTCATGGGAAGTTCAAGAATGTATCCCCCATACATATGGCAgttgtatttatgtatgtatttatttatttacgacacttccatcccacttttctcaaccccgaaggggactcaaggcggttgtACTGTGTTCCTTTTTTCTAGTACTGCAGAGAGTGTGACAACAACTGTTTTCTAGAATGAATCTGAAGGCATCTTCATTATTTGCTAACTATGGGAATGTATGCACAAATTCTTCTGGATCTCAAGTCAGCTTATGCCATTGCCCTcatgtctttaggcactgcacccagtgtgctgatcaccactgggaccaccttgactggctcgtgccacagtctttgcaatttgatctttaaatcctcatatcgtgccagcttttctagttgtttctcttcaatcctgctgtcacctgggattgcaacatcgacaatcatactttgttttttaacacgatcgtgaggtcaggagtattgtgctccaacactctgtctgtctgaattcggaagtcccagagtatttATTTTTGTGGTTCTGATCTGTAATAGCAGTTCATGACAGTTTTGTTCTGTGGCATTGAGAATTTCTGACACTTCTCTagttgttttgcttccagttgccCTACAGGCCCATGCCCTGGTTGCTCAGCAGTGGGTCCTGGTTCCTGTAGCCCATTTGTTGACGGGTGCCCAGGAATAGCACTCGCCGTGGTCCTTATTATCCTGGGCGActaccgagccagtatagacttctttAGAGTTTCTTTCACCATATTTAAACGGGTTGGGTGCACTTAGTTTTACTTCTCAGTTGAGACCACTCTGGCTTGGTTgaacctgctggtagtttacactactgccagcacagctctcaacaTCATagaagcagttaagccccccgccAACGACAAGGCAGCACCCGATGGGGGgattagtattattatcatcatcatcgtcatcattattatattcatttatatcccactttttctttctacAACAGAACCAatgcaatgcaattttaaaacctaaaaatatacaaatggaAATCATGGtattaaaacaaacatttaaaatctttaaaactgattaaaaatggCAATGAGATTAATAAAGGCAGTGAGATTGGGATTTTAAAGTGggtattaattttaaaacattttaatatttaatggttttaatatcatagtttttttttaaaaaaaacattatattTCAGTGTATTTGTATTGATTTTAATTAGTGTTGTTTTGTATTCATTGTTACCTGCCTTGAGGCCCAATTTTGAGATAAAGGcaggaaataaatgaataaatattgtgCCTTGTGCCATTAGAACACATGCTCTCCCGCAAGTTGCCCATCTCTAACTGCTCTTCATCCTGCAGAGATGAGTGAAACAGGCTCCAAACATATGGGTTGTCAAAAACAGGCCACTTGTCACATACATTTTGAAGGGGGGAATAGGTATTATGGATCAGGCATTGATGTCTCATGTTTctatttttcctctttccttttttgctttcTCACCCTAGGCCACATACGTCTCTTCACAAAATATGGCTGCACCAAAAGCGCAGAGCTTTGCAACACGACTGAGCGGAGGGACAACGTTTTTGACATGTCCTACAACCGCACCTGCTGTGACAGTGACTTATGCAACGGGGGAGTGGTCAGCAATCCTAGCTTCCCACTCTTAGCTGGCCTCGGCATGGCATTGGGCTGGTGGGTAGCCCATTAACGCTGGCATTGATGCCTTTTCCCTCTTATCCTTTTGACCCAAACTGGGCAAGGTATAGATGTGTCATGACCATCAACatgggtcagtgtttctcaaactgtgctcctccagttattttggatttcagctcccagcaaTCCTAGTCATCTTACTAGCTGTtatgaattatgggagctgaagtccaaaacatctggaggagcacagtttgagaaactctgacatCGGCTATCACTCTTGGCTGAGTATGATTGGGTCATGGACTCCCTTTTCAATTTACTAACTCACCTGCCCAGCTGGTTGCTGCTCCAAGCCATATCAACAATATTGCTATCACAACTGttccttcttctcccttcccCAAAACCCTGTGAAATCAACCTCATTTGGTCTTACAGGGCTCTATACAGGGAAACACTGCCACTTCTTCCATAATTCACTTAGGTCCTTATCACACTGTACTATTATTCCACTCTAACTGCCagggcaacatcctatggaatcacaggacttGCAGTTTAGGGATGGGACAGCTGGAATTTTTAGCCAGAGAACCCTTGGGACTCATTTAAATTACACATCCCACAATTCCAGGGCAGTTTAAAGTGGAATAACTGTGCCATATAAATGAAGTGTGGCAACAATTTTAATCAAATTGAACAAATCTCCAGTTTTCCATGGCTATTTTGGGCTAGCACTAGTAGGTTTCTATGCAGAGTTTACGCCCCGTGTCTGGCATGGCTATGAGTCATCAATGCTTCTTATAGATTTGCAGGCTTGCGATTAGTGATTTGGCTTGTCTTCTTACTCGCTGCCATTCACAAATGAACCACTTTTTGAAAATCCAGGTAGTTTTGTCTAAAGCTCTGGTGTTACAGCCTCCTCTGTTTtattaatgatgataataaaaccAATAAGAAAAAGATACTTCTGTCAGCCTGTGTCCTTATTACATCTACAATTGTGACCAAACTACAGGGGGAACcttgagtggttctcaacctgtgggtctccagatgttttgaccttcaacacccagaaatcctaacagctgggaaactggctgggatttctaggagttaaaggccaaaacacctggggacccacaggttgagaaccactgctttacaatgACTTCATGTGataagcagagccggtccaacaatgaggcgaattaagcg
Protein-coding sequences here:
- the LOC100554070 gene encoding lymphocyte antigen 6 complex locus protein G6c; the protein is MNKCLLLGFSVLVLSTVAQGLVCKVCKFKFGGVCYNSDDPCRAEHGQFCETTKVYSGHIRLFTKYGCTKSAELCNTTERRDNVFDMSYNRTCCDSDLCNGGVVSNPSFPLLAGLGMALGWWVAH